Proteins encoded in a region of the Haloarcula sp. CBA1129 genome:
- the glmU gene encoding bifunctional sugar-1-phosphate nucleotidylyltransferase/acetyltransferase has protein sequence MQAVVLAAGQGTRMRPLTDNTPKPMLPVADRPLVAHTADTAIQAGADELIFVVGYEADAVRSYFGDEYNGVPVSFAVQEEQLGTADAVAAAKEYLDGPFAVLNGDNLYDAASLSGLFDAAPSVAAYQVDDPRSYGVLSTAGDAVTGIVEKPDDPPTDLANAGAYVFPAEARDWLDVPLSDRGEREITDVLAKVIEASTVTAVEVDRWLDVGRPWELLEANEWKLGELDRRLAGEVRGDADLRGEVVVEEGAVIEPGVVIEGPALVRAGAHVGPNAYVRGATLLGEDTHVGHGVELKNTVLMADSNVPHVSYVGDSVIGREVNFGAGTQVANLRHDGDPVRMTVKGDRVSTGRRKFGVVAGDGAKTAINTSLNAGVVLSSGATSTPGESVTRDR, from the coding sequence ATGCAAGCAGTTGTACTCGCGGCGGGGCAGGGGACGCGTATGCGGCCGTTGACAGACAACACACCGAAGCCGATGCTCCCGGTCGCTGACCGGCCGTTGGTGGCACACACCGCTGACACGGCCATCCAAGCGGGGGCCGACGAACTCATCTTCGTCGTCGGCTACGAGGCCGACGCGGTCCGCTCGTACTTCGGCGACGAGTACAACGGCGTCCCGGTCAGTTTCGCCGTCCAAGAAGAGCAACTGGGGACCGCTGACGCCGTCGCCGCCGCGAAGGAGTACCTCGACGGTCCCTTCGCAGTCCTCAACGGTGACAACCTCTATGACGCAGCGAGTCTTAGTGGCCTTTTCGACGCCGCACCGTCGGTCGCCGCCTATCAGGTGGACGACCCCCGGAGCTACGGCGTGCTGTCGACAGCGGGCGATGCCGTCACCGGCATCGTCGAGAAGCCGGACGACCCGCCGACGGACTTGGCGAACGCCGGGGCGTACGTCTTCCCGGCGGAAGCGCGGGACTGGCTGGACGTGCCACTCAGCGACCGCGGAGAGCGCGAAATCACAGATGTCCTCGCGAAAGTAATCGAGGCGTCGACGGTCACCGCTGTCGAGGTCGACCGCTGGCTGGATGTGGGCCGTCCATGGGAGCTACTGGAAGCCAACGAGTGGAAGCTCGGCGAGCTGGACCGGCGACTCGCCGGTGAGGTGCGGGGCGATGCGGACCTGCGCGGCGAGGTCGTCGTTGAGGAGGGCGCAGTCATCGAACCCGGCGTCGTTATCGAAGGACCGGCGCTCGTCCGGGCGGGCGCACACGTCGGACCGAACGCCTACGTCCGCGGGGCGACCCTTCTGGGCGAGGACACGCACGTCGGCCACGGCGTCGAACTCAAAAATACGGTCTTGATGGCCGATTCGAACGTGCCCCATGTGTCCTATGTGGGCGACAGCGTCATCGGCCGTGAGGTCAACTTCGGCGCGGGAACGCAGGTCGCCAACCTCCGCCACGACGGCGACCCGGTCCGGATGACAGTGAAAGGTGACCGCGTCTCAACGGGCCGGCGGAAGTTCGGCGTCGTCGCGGGCGACGGCGCGAAGACGGCGATCAACACGAGCCTGAACGCCGGCGTTGTCCTCTCATCGGGCGCGACGTCTACCCCCGGCGAATCCGTCACACGGGACCGATAG
- a CDS encoding 3-hydroxyacyl-CoA dehydrogenase/enoyl-CoA hydratase family protein, which translates to MDFEDIDTIAVLGAGNMGHGITEVAALAGYDVRMRDIKDEFVEDGYDNIEWSLNKLAERDQLTQDEADAALDRVTPLVDVEEAVRDVDVVIEAVPEKMEIKKDVYTEVEAHAPEDAIFATNTSSLSITELSEVTERPEQFCGMHFFNPPVRMQLVEVISGAHSSDGTLDAIEALAEDFGKTPVRVRKDSPGFIVNRILVPLMNEAAWLVHDDVATIAEVDSTTKFDMGLPMGSFELSDQVGNDVGLHVLEYMHEVLGEPYAPCPLLEEKVENEELGKKTGKGFYDYENGGVDIPTDAGREDVEHRLVAVMANEVGKLVENDVAPVADIDQAVQLGGGFPDGPAKIADKTGLEALVDTLEETHEETGAERYAVSDGLREAAEDGGFYGSEDEGDAEFDNVTVEYPGDMVGHIELDRPHRMNTVSPELMDDLADAVDLLEDDDEVRAILLTGAGDKAFSAGADVQAMASNATPLDAIELSRKGQQTFGKLEECSMPVVAGIDGYALGGGMELATCADLRVASERSELGQPEHNLGLLPGWGGTQRLARIVGEGRAKEIIFTGDRYDADEMAEFGFINEVVDNDSLHEQALELAKDMAAGPPVAQKLTKRAMLAGRDDIDAGLEVESQAFGHLIGTDDVMEGINAFMGDGEPDFEGK; encoded by the coding sequence ATGGATTTCGAGGATATTGACACTATCGCCGTGCTCGGTGCCGGGAACATGGGCCATGGAATTACCGAAGTGGCCGCGCTCGCAGGCTACGACGTGCGGATGCGGGACATCAAAGACGAGTTCGTCGAGGACGGCTACGACAACATCGAATGGTCGCTGAACAAGCTGGCCGAGAGAGACCAGCTAACGCAGGACGAAGCCGATGCGGCACTGGACCGCGTGACGCCGCTTGTCGATGTCGAGGAAGCGGTACGCGATGTCGACGTGGTCATCGAAGCCGTTCCGGAGAAGATGGAGATCAAGAAGGACGTGTACACAGAGGTCGAAGCGCACGCGCCCGAGGACGCTATCTTCGCCACGAACACGTCCAGCCTCTCTATTACGGAGCTGTCGGAGGTGACCGAACGGCCCGAGCAGTTCTGTGGGATGCACTTCTTCAATCCGCCGGTGCGGATGCAGCTGGTCGAAGTCATCTCCGGCGCACACTCAAGCGACGGGACGCTGGACGCCATCGAGGCGCTTGCCGAAGACTTCGGTAAAACGCCGGTCCGCGTCCGCAAGGACTCGCCGGGCTTCATCGTCAACCGCATTCTCGTCCCGCTGATGAACGAGGCTGCGTGGCTCGTCCACGACGACGTAGCGACCATCGCCGAGGTCGACTCGACGACGAAGTTCGACATGGGCCTGCCGATGGGGTCGTTCGAACTCTCGGATCAGGTGGGTAACGACGTCGGCCTGCACGTCCTCGAATATATGCACGAAGTGCTGGGCGAGCCGTACGCCCCGTGTCCGTTGCTCGAGGAAAAAGTCGAGAACGAGGAACTCGGGAAAAAGACCGGCAAGGGCTTCTACGACTACGAGAACGGCGGCGTCGACATTCCGACCGACGCCGGCCGTGAGGATGTCGAGCACCGCCTCGTCGCCGTGATGGCAAACGAGGTCGGGAAACTCGTCGAGAACGACGTGGCCCCCGTCGCGGACATCGATCAGGCCGTCCAGCTCGGCGGCGGCTTCCCGGACGGCCCTGCGAAGATCGCCGACAAGACTGGCCTTGAGGCGCTTGTCGACACACTCGAGGAAACCCACGAGGAGACCGGGGCAGAGCGGTACGCCGTCTCTGACGGCCTTCGAGAGGCCGCAGAGGACGGTGGCTTCTACGGTAGCGAAGACGAGGGTGACGCCGAGTTCGACAACGTCACGGTCGAATACCCCGGCGACATGGTCGGTCACATCGAACTCGACCGCCCACACCGGATGAACACCGTCAGCCCCGAGCTGATGGACGACCTCGCCGACGCCGTCGACCTGCTCGAAGACGACGACGAGGTGCGCGCCATCCTGTTGACCGGGGCCGGCGACAAGGCGTTCTCCGCCGGGGCCGACGTGCAGGCGATGGCCTCGAACGCGACGCCACTGGACGCTATCGAACTCTCCCGCAAGGGTCAGCAGACGTTCGGCAAGCTCGAAGAGTGCTCGATGCCGGTCGTCGCCGGTATCGACGGCTACGCGCTGGGTGGCGGGATGGAATTGGCGACCTGTGCTGACCTCCGCGTGGCTTCTGAGCGCTCCGAACTGGGCCAGCCCGAACACAATCTCGGTCTGTTGCCGGGCTGGGGCGGCACACAGCGTCTTGCCCGCATCGTCGGCGAGGGCCGCGCCAAGGAGATTATCTTCACTGGCGACCGTTACGACGCCGACGAGATGGCCGAGTTCGGCTTCATCAACGAGGTCGTCGACAACGATTCGCTCCACGAGCAGGCGCTCGAACTGGCCAAAGACATGGCCGCCGGCCCGCCGGTCGCACAGAAACTCACCAAGCGCGCGATGCTCGCCGGCCGTGACGACATCGACGCCGGCCTCGAAGTCGAATCACAGGCCTTCGGTCACCTCATCGGGACCGACGACGTGATGGAGGGCATCAACGCGTTCATGGGCGACGGCGAGCCGGACTTCGAAGGGAAGTAA
- a CDS encoding acyl-CoA dehydrogenase family protein codes for MDFELTEEQRQIQDEIARFAENEIKPVATEYDTEEKFPREIVEKAAEMGLTGANIPLEYGGAGYDTLTNAIIAEELFAADPGIGLSIQSAAFGADALIGFGSEAQKEEYLEPVATGDAIMGAAISEPDTGSDVSSVSTQARKDGDDWVINGNKMWITNGSVGDYFVVLCETDPDAEGRYNGFSQILVESDRDGFEAEKITGKLGIRASDTAELILNDVRVPGDNLVGTRGAGFLQIMQFFDETRTGVAAQGVGIARGAAERALEYAQDREQFGQSISEFQAIQHKLAEMFTEIEAARQLTHKSAWSVDNDADQLTQLASMAKEKASRVAVETADEAVQIHGGAGYVNDFDVERFYRDAKITQIYEGTTEIQKNIIARELLGKGMT; via the coding sequence ATGGACTTCGAACTGACAGAAGAGCAACGACAGATTCAGGACGAGATCGCCCGATTCGCGGAAAACGAAATCAAGCCCGTGGCGACCGAGTACGACACGGAAGAGAAGTTCCCCCGAGAAATCGTCGAGAAGGCCGCCGAAATGGGTCTGACAGGTGCGAACATTCCGCTGGAGTACGGCGGTGCAGGCTACGATACGCTGACAAACGCCATCATCGCCGAGGAACTGTTCGCAGCCGATCCCGGTATCGGCCTGAGCATCCAGTCGGCCGCGTTCGGTGCTGACGCCCTCATCGGGTTCGGCTCAGAGGCCCAGAAAGAGGAGTACTTAGAGCCGGTCGCGACGGGCGACGCCATCATGGGCGCAGCCATCTCCGAGCCCGATACCGGCTCAGACGTGTCGTCCGTGTCGACACAGGCACGAAAAGACGGCGACGACTGGGTCATCAACGGCAACAAAATGTGGATTACCAACGGCTCGGTCGGTGACTACTTTGTCGTGCTCTGTGAGACCGACCCGGACGCAGAGGGACGCTACAACGGCTTCTCGCAAATTCTCGTCGAGTCCGACCGCGACGGGTTCGAGGCCGAGAAGATTACCGGAAAGCTGGGAATTCGCGCGTCGGACACGGCAGAACTCATCCTCAACGACGTGCGCGTCCCCGGGGACAACCTTGTTGGCACGCGCGGGGCCGGCTTCCTCCAGATCATGCAGTTCTTCGACGAGACCCGGACCGGCGTGGCCGCACAGGGTGTCGGTATCGCCCGCGGAGCCGCCGAGCGCGCTCTGGAGTACGCACAGGACCGCGAGCAGTTCGGCCAGTCCATCTCGGAGTTCCAAGCCATCCAGCACAAGCTCGCCGAGATGTTCACCGAAATCGAGGCGGCACGACAGCTCACACACAAGTCCGCATGGAGCGTCGACAACGACGCCGATCAGCTCACCCAGTTGGCCTCGATGGCCAAGGAGAAGGCCTCCCGCGTCGCCGTCGAGACAGCCGACGAGGCCGTCCAGATTCACGGCGGCGCTGGCTACGTCAACGACTTCGATGTCGAGCGGTTCTACCGCGACGCCAAGATCACCCAGATCTACGAGGGGACGACCGAAATCCAGAAGAACATTATCGCCCGGGAACTGCTCGGGAAAGGCATGACCTGA
- the cysE gene encoding serine O-acetyltransferase gives MLDRLKADIRTALTKDPAATSAVEVALTYPGLHAIWAYRIAHWLWGHDRTMLARLISHVTRFLTGVEIHPAAEIGERVFIDHGMGIVIGETAEIGDDVLLYHGVTLGGTSMRREKRHPTVEDGATIGADASIMGPITVGENASVGAGAVVVDDVPPETTVVGNPAEPVGAAGVASPNPDPIIADG, from the coding sequence ATGTTAGACCGACTGAAAGCGGATATCCGTACAGCACTCACAAAGGACCCGGCGGCAACGAGCGCCGTGGAGGTCGCACTGACGTACCCCGGCCTGCACGCGATCTGGGCCTATCGGATTGCTCACTGGCTCTGGGGCCACGACCGGACGATGCTTGCCAGACTCATCTCCCATGTCACGAGGTTCCTGACCGGCGTCGAAATCCACCCCGCCGCGGAGATCGGCGAGCGGGTGTTCATCGACCACGGGATGGGCATCGTTATCGGCGAAACGGCCGAGATCGGCGACGACGTGCTCCTGTACCACGGCGTCACCCTCGGCGGCACCTCGATGCGCCGAGAGAAGCGCCACCCGACAGTCGAGGACGGCGCGACCATCGGCGCTGACGCCTCGATAATGGGGCCGATAACCGTCGGTGAGAACGCCTCCGTCGGGGCTGGCGCTGTCGTCGTCGACGACGTGCCCCCGGAGACGACAGTCGTCGGCAACCCGGCGGAGCCGGTCGGTGCTGCCGGTGTCGCCTCACCAAACCCAGACCCAATCATCGCCGACGGCTAA
- a CDS encoding DNA-3-methyladenine glycosylase, whose amino-acid sequence MSDSPHEALRADPDIGPLVETHGELTLDSASDLFERLVVSILRQQVSMASAAATRERLFDTVTVTPGGIKNADDEVLRDAGLSRQKTRYVNEVADAFLEHDYSLATFEDATDEEIHEELTAITGVGDWTANMQLLFAFGREDVFPVGDLGIRKGFEAVVGEGYSRTEMREYAERWSPYRSYASLYLWRASEDIAESVAEVSED is encoded by the coding sequence ATGAGTGACTCGCCGCACGAGGCGTTACGCGCAGACCCCGATATCGGGCCGCTCGTCGAGACACACGGGGAACTCACGCTCGATTCGGCGTCGGACCTCTTCGAGCGGCTCGTCGTCTCGATTCTCCGCCAGCAGGTGTCGATGGCGTCGGCCGCCGCGACGCGTGAACGGCTGTTCGACACTGTCACCGTGACGCCGGGGGGCATCAAGAACGCAGACGACGAGGTGCTCCGGGACGCCGGGCTCTCACGCCAGAAGACCAGATACGTCAACGAAGTCGCCGACGCGTTTCTGGAACACGACTACTCGCTGGCGACCTTCGAGGACGCCACCGATGAGGAAATCCACGAGGAGCTGACCGCCATCACCGGCGTCGGCGACTGGACCGCGAACATGCAACTCCTGTTCGCGTTCGGCCGCGAGGACGTGTTCCCGGTCGGCGATCTGGGCATCCGCAAAGGATTCGAAGCCGTTGTCGGCGAGGGGTACAGTCGCACGGAGATGCGGGAGTACGCCGAGCGGTGGTCGCCGTATCGGAGCTACGCGAGCCTGTATCTGTGGCGCGCCAGCGAGGACATCGCCGAGAGTGTCGCGGAAGTGAGTGAGGACTGA
- a CDS encoding RimK family alpha-L-glutamate ligase, giving the protein MSDQDITVGVLSLHSSKESKAILNAVDEMGYDTEWLRTENTAIGVTDGDMTLEPSVDVVANRLLLSSDEHPAEGIGLGMTISRLAPMLNEPMAATTALHKFASAAALADAGVPVPDALLALSSDLLNEERDRFGDRAVYKTAIGTHGGGTWMVDLENQVNAQVGGRYAFLQEYMEHDEQRHHDLRVYVVGDQIVGAMNRYAPEGEWRTNVALGGEVEDMTGTLPERVREIALNSVEAIGLDYAGVDIVQSDDGYYVLEVNPTAGFRGLFKASGVSPAPYIAQLAIERAGGSVDDETVERLSDRLDDSKPACTPKKPQPKAQENVVVGYIEEVVVTGTQGTKSVLAKSDTGATRTSIDAKLAAEIGTGPILDIVKIKSGSLKSGRSRPVVDLVVGVGGTQHTVTASVEDRGHMDYPLLLGRDILKHYQVDVNRRADDESEVDTEEEEQSEE; this is encoded by the coding sequence ATGAGCGACCAGGATATCACAGTTGGCGTTCTCAGTCTCCACTCAAGCAAGGAGTCGAAGGCCATCCTGAACGCGGTCGACGAGATGGGCTATGACACGGAGTGGCTTCGGACCGAAAACACCGCGATTGGCGTCACCGACGGCGACATGACGCTCGAACCAAGCGTCGACGTGGTCGCGAACCGGCTACTACTTTCCAGCGACGAACACCCGGCGGAGGGGATCGGGCTGGGGATGACTATCAGTCGGCTCGCGCCAATGTTGAACGAGCCGATGGCGGCGACGACGGCCCTGCATAAATTCGCAAGCGCCGCAGCGTTGGCCGACGCCGGCGTTCCTGTTCCGGACGCGTTGCTTGCGCTGTCCAGCGACCTGCTGAACGAGGAACGGGACCGGTTCGGTGATCGCGCGGTGTACAAGACTGCTATCGGCACACATGGTGGGGGGACGTGGATGGTTGATCTGGAAAATCAGGTCAACGCACAGGTCGGCGGCCGCTATGCCTTCTTACAGGAGTACATGGAACACGACGAGCAGCGCCACCACGACCTCCGCGTGTACGTCGTCGGCGACCAGATCGTCGGCGCGATGAACCGCTACGCGCCCGAGGGCGAGTGGCGGACGAACGTCGCGCTCGGCGGCGAAGTCGAGGACATGACCGGGACGCTCCCCGAGCGGGTCAGGGAAATCGCGCTCAATTCGGTCGAGGCCATCGGGCTGGACTACGCTGGCGTCGATATCGTCCAGAGCGACGACGGCTACTACGTGCTCGAAGTGAACCCAACTGCCGGGTTCCGCGGGCTGTTCAAGGCCAGCGGCGTCAGCCCCGCCCCCTATATCGCCCAGCTCGCCATCGAGCGGGCCGGCGGGAGTGTCGACGACGAAACTGTCGAACGGCTCTCAGACCGACTTGACGACTCCAAGCCCGCATGTACGCCGAAGAAGCCACAGCCGAAAGCACAGGAGAACGTCGTCGTGGGCTACATCGAGGAGGTCGTCGTCACCGGAACGCAGGGGACCAAGTCCGTCCTCGCGAAGTCCGACACCGGCGCGACCCGGACCAGCATCGACGCTAAACTCGCCGCGGAAATCGGAACGGGGCCGATTCTCGACATCGTGAAGATCAAATCCGGGAGCCTCAAGTCCGGCCGCTCGCGTCCGGTCGTCGACCTCGTCGTCGGCGTCGGCGGGACCCAACACACCGTCACCGCAAGCGTCGAAGACCGCGGGCATATGGACTATCCGCTGTTGCTGGGACGGGATATTCTCAAACACTATCAGGTCGATGTGAACCGCCGGGCAGACGACGAATCAGAAGTGGACACCGAAGAAGAAGAACAGAGCGAAGAGTAG
- a CDS encoding succinylglutamate desuccinylase/aspartoacylase family protein, whose amino-acid sequence MDEAEPFTYDGGIVAPGETRNVRYTVSETYLGDAVRMPVTIVNGERPGPTVFLTAAAHGDELNGIEVVREVAHEWDHEGLAGTLVCLPVLNVPAFLAQERYLPIYDRDLNRSFPGDPESTSAKRMAHEIFRNFLAPCDVGLDFHTSTRGRTNMLHVRADMDDPAVARVANAFSSNVIISSEGPSGSLRRELSDSGVPTVTIEMGEAHRFQRPLIDSALESVRSVLAEFGLRDSDTVRWPGWRTVIDDTGEKTWIRADSGGLVDMHYDRGDLVYEDDVICTITNPFKTENTLMRAPFTGLLVGILENPLVYPGNPLCHLVRLDDRTQRAIEWNRRTNDDDW is encoded by the coding sequence ATGGACGAAGCCGAGCCGTTCACCTACGACGGGGGGATCGTTGCGCCGGGTGAGACCCGCAACGTTCGCTACACGGTCAGCGAGACGTATCTCGGTGACGCTGTCCGGATGCCGGTTACCATCGTCAACGGGGAACGACCCGGACCGACAGTGTTTCTCACCGCGGCGGCCCACGGCGACGAACTCAACGGCATCGAGGTCGTCCGGGAGGTCGCCCACGAGTGGGACCACGAGGGGCTTGCAGGCACGCTAGTCTGTCTGCCAGTGCTGAACGTCCCGGCGTTTCTGGCACAGGAGCGATACCTGCCGATTTACGACCGGGACCTGAACCGCTCGTTCCCCGGCGACCCCGAATCGACGAGCGCGAAGCGAATGGCCCACGAGATTTTCCGGAACTTCCTCGCCCCGTGTGACGTGGGCCTCGATTTTCACACGTCCACGCGTGGTCGGACGAACATGCTTCACGTCCGGGCGGACATGGACGACCCTGCGGTTGCGCGGGTCGCGAATGCCTTCTCGTCGAACGTCATTATTTCCTCTGAAGGCCCATCGGGGTCGCTCCGTCGGGAGTTGAGCGATTCGGGCGTCCCGACAGTCACGATAGAGATGGGCGAAGCGCATCGGTTCCAGCGGCCGCTCATCGACTCGGCCTTAGAGAGTGTGCGGTCGGTGCTTGCGGAGTTCGGCCTCCGGGACTCCGACACTGTCCGGTGGCCGGGCTGGCGGACAGTCATCGACGATACCGGCGAGAAGACTTGGATCCGTGCAGACTCGGGCGGTTTAGTGGATATGCACTACGACCGCGGCGATCTGGTGTACGAAGACGACGTAATCTGTACGATCACGAACCCGTTCAAGACGGAGAACACGCTGATGCGTGCGCCGTTTACCGGCCTCTTGGTCGGCATCCTCGAGAACCCACTGGTGTACCCCGGTAATCCGCTGTGTCACCTAGTCCGACTCGACGACCGGACACAGCGGGCTATCGAGTGGAACCGTCGGACGAACGACGACGATTGGTAA
- the sdhC gene encoding succinate dehydrogenase, cytochrome b556 subunit — protein MSQSYNRGTVEDFGRWREFTAGMWAWIFHKFTGWVLVGYLFTHIAVLSTSVGVDPASAQAGSDLYTSTLSGLESLLIVRFLEVGLLAVAVFHILNGIRLLMVDLGVGLESQDKSFYASLLLTGAIVIASVPTFLGGKLA, from the coding sequence ATGAGTCAGTCTTACAATCGCGGCACCGTCGAGGACTTCGGACGGTGGCGGGAGTTCACGGCCGGGATGTGGGCCTGGATCTTCCACAAGTTCACCGGCTGGGTTCTCGTGGGCTACCTGTTCACCCACATCGCGGTGCTGAGCACTTCGGTCGGCGTCGATCCGGCGAGCGCACAGGCAGGCAGCGACCTCTACACCAGCACGCTCAGTGGTCTCGAATCGCTGCTGATCGTCCGGTTTCTCGAAGTCGGTCTGCTGGCCGTCGCCGTCTTCCACATCCTCAACGGGATTCGGCTGCTGATGGTTGATCTCGGCGTGGGGCTGGAATCGCAGGACAAGAGCTTCTACGCGTCGCTCCTGCTGACCGGCGCAATCGTCATCGCAAGCGTGCCGACGTTCCTCGGGGGGAAACTAGCCTGA
- a CDS encoding succinate dehydrogenase hydrophobic membrane anchor subunit, with protein sequence MAQHYSSFDRGGRRWLFQRLTAVFLIGVLAFHFMLLHFVNHASDITFLGTQARMSQVSYFATMWLFLVTATFHGVNGVYNALVNQGLTGSQKNAVKYMLGIAGLLLVVQGTRVSLAMTTLV encoded by the coding sequence ATGGCACAGCACTACTCCTCCTTTGACCGCGGCGGGCGTCGCTGGCTGTTCCAGCGGCTGACAGCGGTGTTCCTCATCGGCGTGCTCGCGTTCCACTTCATGCTGTTGCACTTCGTGAACCATGCCTCGGATATCACGTTCCTAGGCACGCAGGCCCGGATGAGTCAGGTCAGCTACTTCGCGACGATGTGGCTGTTCCTCGTGACCGCAACGTTCCACGGCGTCAACGGTGTGTACAACGCGCTGGTCAATCAGGGACTCACCGGGTCCCAGAAAAACGCAGTCAAATACATGCTCGGCATCGCTGGCCTCCTGCTCGTCGTGCAGGGGACCCGCGTGTCGCTGGCCATGACGACCCTCGTCTGA
- a CDS encoding succinate dehydrogenase/fumarate reductase iron-sulfur subunit produces MSTQIEQQETETEADEETEPEVQSPGERRREQRDERQAQEQAQREVEEETLDDEDTITLKVFRYDPEVEGKQEPRFDDFRVPFHKGMTILDALIYARDHYDSSLTFRHSCRQAVCGSDALFVNGRQRLGCKTQISELEDPVRIEPLPHQEVVKDLVVDMEHFYDQMEAVEPYFDADETPDDKLEEQRQTRENREKVKMSTRCIWCGACMSSCNIAAGDNEYLGPAAINKAYRFAMDNREGEDRKQERLRIIEQEHGVWRCQTQFSCTEVCPKDIPLTEHIQELKREAVKNNLKFW; encoded by the coding sequence ATGAGTACGCAAATCGAACAACAGGAAACCGAGACGGAAGCCGACGAGGAGACAGAACCCGAGGTCCAGTCCCCGGGCGAGCGTCGGCGCGAACAGCGAGACGAACGACAGGCACAGGAGCAGGCCCAGCGGGAAGTCGAGGAGGAGACCCTCGACGACGAGGACACGATCACGCTGAAAGTGTTCCGCTACGACCCCGAAGTCGAGGGGAAGCAGGAACCACGCTTCGACGACTTCCGCGTCCCGTTCCACAAGGGGATGACCATCCTCGACGCGCTCATCTACGCACGGGACCACTACGACTCCTCGCTGACCTTCCGACACTCCTGCCGGCAGGCCGTCTGCGGGTCCGATGCACTGTTTGTCAACGGGCGACAGCGTCTGGGCTGCAAGACGCAGATATCCGAGCTTGAGGACCCGGTCCGTATCGAGCCGCTGCCCCATCAGGAGGTCGTGAAGGACCTCGTCGTCGACATGGAGCACTTCTACGACCAGATGGAGGCCGTCGAGCCGTACTTCGACGCCGACGAGACCCCGGACGATAAGCTCGAAGAGCAGCGCCAGACACGGGAGAACCGCGAGAAGGTCAAGATGTCCACGCGGTGTATCTGGTGTGGCGCGTGCATGTCCTCGTGTAACATCGCCGCCGGCGACAACGAGTACCTCGGCCCCGCGGCCATCAACAAGGCCTACCGGTTCGCGATGGACAACCGCGAGGGCGAGGACCGCAAGCAGGAGCGACTACGCATCATCGAGCAGGAACACGGTGTCTGGCGCTGCCAGACCCAGTTCTCCTGTACCGAAGTGTGTCCGAAAGACATCCCGCTGACTGAGCACATCCAAGAACTCAAGCGGGAAGCGGTCAAGAACAACCTCAAGTTCTGGTAG